The Pantoea trifolii nucleotide sequence CTGACCAAAGCCATCAATCTTGCAATCAATGTTGTGATCGCCTTCCACCAGGCGAATGCTTTTGACTTTGGTACCAATTTTCAGCGTAGAAGAGCTGCCTTTAACCTTGAGATCTTTAACGACAGTTACGCTGTCGCCATCCGCTAGCAGGTTGCCGTTGGCATCGCGCACCACCAAGCCGTCAACTGCATCATCGGCGTTTGCCGTCCAGATGTGGCCGCAAGATGGGCAATTCAGGTTCTCGCCATCTTGCCAGGTGTAATCGGCCTGGCATACAGGACAGGCAGGTAAGGTACTCATAAGCGCTCCTCAGAAGTCGGATGCGGTGAAGATGGCACCGCAAAAGGGGCGCCATCTTATACCCTCACACTTTATATGGACAGCATTAAAACATGCCGCCCTGACGTGCTTTAGCCACGGCTTCACCCAACTGCCACACCGCCATTGCATAGTGGGTGCTGTGGTTGTAGCGCGTAATGGCGTAGAAGTTGGGCAGGCCGTACCAATATTGATAA carries:
- a CDS encoding zinc ribbon domain-containing protein YjdM, which produces MSTLPACPVCQADYTWQDGENLNCPSCGHIWTANADDAVDGLVVRDANGNLLADGDSVTVVKDLKVKGSSSTLKIGTKVKSIRLVEGDHNIDCKIDGFGQMKLKSEFVKKN